CTTCAACTGCTTGGATTCGCAAATAAGAGTTGACACTTGGGTCTGTAGAGAATTTACAGCTCTGAGTTAGGACTGTTCAAAATCTTTGTAATTCACTATAAAATATAGTATGGATTTGCATGTTAGTCATGCATATCCTAGACAATACGATATCCTAAGGTATACAAGAGCAGCGTTTTCCTAACCTCATTAAGTGAGTGAATCAGGGCATCCTCGCCTAGAGAAGCGTAAATAGTAACAACAGTGATGCTTTGTCGAAAGCATCCCTGGACCAAAAATACAATCTTAGCATCTCCTGCATCCATAAAGCTaaaccaaagaagaaaaagaaaagaacgaagaggaaaaaaaaaaagaaaaaagacatttATGATGTCAAAGTATGAATGAAAAAAGGCTACCTGAAGAGCAATGAACCACTCTGCCCGAGTGTCAGAAAAAATAGCAGCACGGCTATCCAAATCATGACCTAATTTGACAAGCCCAGATGCAAAGTTGCAAGCACGATCAAATATCTGTCCATAAGTTTGCCATTCATAATCCCCTAAGTGTAGTTTCTCAAACTTCCTACCATCACTACCTGTGACAAATTCTCTGCTAATTAGCTTTCTTGTTCCGAGAAATGGATTTCGTGAATTCTTTTTACAAGATTGCTCAAATAGAGCTGCCATGGTTGTGGCTCCTTCCCAAGGAGCTTCAACCAGCTCACTAACTCGAGCATTACGAACTGCATAACCTGCCTCACCACCAACTTGTACTGGAACTCCtctttgcttttcctttttctttcccagGAACAGAGCAGACAGCAATATAGGTATGAGAAGACCAATAATAACTGCACCCACAATCCCATATGGCCCATAGCCTTTCCAAACAGACAAGTAGTCACCAGCACCCAAATTTTTCAGCAGTTGTGAGTTCGACAAACCTCCATCGGAATCCCCCATTTTCAATGTTTAACTTACAAAAGTTCCTTTCCACAACAGATCAACTTGTTACCTATAATAGATGACAAGTATTAGTGACATAATCCATTTTTGAACTTGCAACCAGTTAACAAATAACTCTCCATTCATGATCTATCTATCAGGaatataattaacaaatataattaGTATGACTACTATAGCTCATTGAGCAACAGGCATTGAATAGACCTAGATTAAGTTCATTGAGCAACAGCATGTGTTCAAAACCTTACAATACTCTAGGCATGCAGATAACATTGACCGCTCGTAACACACAAAGTAGACCACATCCAGAACCTTTTCTTGCAAAATCACGCTAAGAAAATTTGGAGACTTTAACAGTTCTGACATAAAAACGTAGCAATTTCAAATGTTTGGTAATTAAACTCAAGAAATGAGATTTCAACATTAACCGACTAGAAACAATTAAAACAGGAACTTCAGATTTTTCAATACCCCTTAATTTGGAATTTATGTTCCCCTCATCGGTCTTCTTTAAAACGTAAAGCATGCAACCCATTTTGTTGTTCAGATGGAAGGGGTATACAGCAAAAGAAGCATCGAAGGGATGATCTTGGGTTACTGAAGTTACTGTTAGCATCAAATTTTGGCAAAATACAGAGATTGAGCTTCAATTATCACAAATTACGAAATTGGCTAGAGAAAAAACTAAATCGAACCCAAAACCTAGACGCAAATAGATTCGATAGATGATATAAAGCTTATCCTGACAAGAACTCCAACTCAAAAAAGATCAGAAAAACCAAATCACCATAAAAGATTAATTGGAATTGAAACAAACAGAGACGAAAGCAAAACAGAAGATGAAGAATTCTTACTATGTGATGAAGATAATGCTACAATCTTCTTTCTCAGCGGGTGTGTGGAAGCTCGATAAAGCTGGGGAGCAAATGAAAAGCAGAGTAGGGTGGCACCGTGGCAACCGAGAAAAGATCGGGGAGTGTGTTTCACGGTAATAAACActgaaattatgaaaatgacCTCTCGGATTTAATGTAATGGCCGGTTGCAGTGAGGGGGTAGTTTCGTTATTGTGGTTGACTATGCGTATTTTAGTTGCCCAGCCGTACTGTAGGATCGAACAAACGCCACGTggtggggagagagagagaagagagagaggatacATGCTGACCATGAAAAACTCAAGTGCAAGATGACACGTGGCGAACAGTATGAGTGTCACGTGCGTACTGGCCATTACGGTTTTCCACGTTTCTCATAGGCACGCGTCTCGATGACATGTGACCATGAACTGGTCGTGACAGATTGCAGGTCtagttgttgataagatgccacAGTTAACATTAACATTAACGGACATAATTGTGCAGATAAttcttaaccattttttaagAAGCAATTTTTTACTATGAAGTTAATAAAGTAATTTTCAtcttattatcaaaatttaagattatttttgttttttgtttttattgattttggagaaatatgcaatattttagtagttttgaagaatattatcaattgaatggCCTACGTTTTATAAGGTGTGATTTTTAACCAAGTGAACTAtccattaaatacaaaagacatTATGAATAACATATGTTTGGTTCCTATGCATGCTTGACTTGAATTTTAACGTCATTAGGAATAGAAAACTGCCAAGTCTGAAGAACTTTGTGTTCCCACCAAGTTCAAGTAATcgaaaattatcaaatggaATCATGGGATAAGTAATGCACTCtactacaacaacaaaaattatagaaatatatataaaagatcccACCAAAGCATTTTACATACAACATATTAATGCCACACTATTCCAAAATACACCaaaacaataatgaaaaaggGAAGGAATGCattacatcaaaaaaaaaaaaaaattaaagtagaaaCATACGGGTATAATAAATGCATACATGGCTTTGAGTGGGTATCTTGTccaactattttatttaatttctgtgTCTCCTCCCACCCAATGGCCTTATTCTTAAGGTCTTCATTAACCAATCATATTTCCTTGCAATCACAATCTGCCCAATGATTACtccaacaacaaatccaaatccatatCCAATCGCAACTATTttccaaccaaattcaaatggTGATCCAGAGTCTTGACTTTCTTGAGAGATTGAAGGGTGAGAATGCGGCTCATTAGAATTCTCACATTTTCGTGTCAATGTTCTCCCACACAATCTTGGATTCCCCTCAAATGAACTGTTTTCAAATGTATCAAATTGTTTCCCCTGTGGTATAGGTCCTGCGAGATTATTATGAGAAACACTAAAGACTTCTAAGAAAATAAGTTGTGTTAGCTGCTGTGGAATCTCCCCCGACAAATTGTTTTGAGAAAGGTCTAATGTTTCTAGCTTTGTAAGGTTTCCTAAAGATGATGGGATATGACCGGTAAGGGCATTATTAGAAAGATTGAGCAACTGAACTCCCTTTAAATTTCCAATAGATTCAGGAATCTCACCGACAAATCTGTTGCTTGAGAAATCAATGGCCGTGAACACTTCTTGAACCTTCTCATAGAAAACAACGTTTCCTTTGTTTGTCATCACCATAGAGTAAGTATAAGCAGCCCAAGCCACATCGGCAAaccaatatctttttttttgaaagtctgAGCTTTCATGAATATATGTTAACATATGCTCATCATCCTCAAATTTTTTGgccttccaattttcaaaaagtCTTAATGGCAGCTTTCCCATAAAATCATTGCAGGAGATGTCAAGGATATGGATGTTGGGGAACTTAAAATAAGTTTGAGGCGTCTCCATTGGACCGTTGAATTTGTTTGACCGTAACATGAGGACCTGTAAATTTGGAAGATCTCCCAACCAAAATGGAAACATATCATTGAATTGGTTATCACTAAGATCAAGGACCTTTAGCATTGTACACTCAGCCAGCAATCTCGGTAACTGCCCTTGGAATTTGTTTTGACTCAAATTTATTATCCCCAATTGGCTTCCTCTTATCCAAGTTTCTGGAATGCTTCCTTGAAATTTGTTCCTTTGCAAATCAAGTACCGATAGAGAAGCACTAAAGTTGTCAAAGCATCGAGGAAGTGAACCACTTAAGTTGTTATTAGCCAAATCAAGGACTATAAGAGAACTCAGATTGCAAAACAATTCTGGCATATTTCCAGTGATTAAGTTgttggaaataaaaaaatacaaagtggAGACTGGTGGAATCGGAAGTGATCCTTGGAGAAAATTTGACCTGAGATCAAGAACTTGTAGAGAAGTCCATGGAAGAAAAATTGGATGTTGACTAAAGCCTGTGAGCAAGTTGTTGGAAAGATCAAGAACCTCTAGActtgttgtgcttgtgttccACATCCATTCTGGAACTTGGCCGTGAATCTTGTTGTTGGACAAGTTTAGATTCTTCAACTCATGCTGGCTTCTTATGAAATTTGGAACCTCGCTCAAGTTGCATGAAGAAAATCCTAAAACTTGAAACTTTTGAAGAGTTGCATTGGCACTAGTTTCTTTAGTGAGTAACGATAATTGATTACCAGAAATATCCAATTCAGATAAATGTTTGAGCTTAAGAAACTCATCAAACTCCAAAGTGCCGTTAAAGTAGTTctcaaaaagataaagaaattcAAGATTCTTAAAGTTGAAGATTGAGTTTGAAATTTGACCATGAATCTTGTTGACTGCAAGGTCCAAGACA
This window of the Corylus avellana chromosome ca5, CavTom2PMs-1.0 genome carries:
- the LOC132180565 gene encoding receptor-like protein 7; translation: MGLSSLSLFIFIFTALCSLTHSSPPMCHGDDSSALLQFKQSFFTPVYTCQLKLASWTLELNKSDCCSWDGVECDDNTGRVIGLDLSSSCLFGSINSSSSLFRLVHLQRLNLANNSLFPSSIPPQVRNLSRLTHLNLSFSNFSGEIPLEISQLSQLSSLDLSQDYSLLELKKASLRTLVGNLTHLQELDLSGVYINSTVPNTLAKLSSLTFLSLWGCGLHGEFPIGIFKLSNLRVLNVGANAGLTGYLPNFAWSSSLQKLCLAHTSFSGELPASMGNLSFLTYLSIWDCYFSGSIPSSLGNLTKLTTLRLSYNSFVGNIPHSLGNLLQLSSLKISWTQLTGEVPFRLVNLPQLTFLDLSHNLLSGEIKFENETQLTVIGLNNNNLTGPITFGPMNLTNLRVLDLAVNKIHGQISNSIFNFKNLEFLYLFENYFNGTLEFDEFLKLKHLSELDISGNQLSLLTKETSANATLQKFQVLGFSSCNLSEVPNFIRSQHELKNLNLSNNKIHGQVPEWMWNTSTTSLEVLDLSNNLLTGFSQHPIFLPWTSLQVLDLRSNFLQGSLPIPPVSTLYFFISNNLITGNMPELFCNLSSLIVLDLANNNLSGSLPRCFDNFSASLSVLDLQRNKFQGSIPETWIRGSQLGIINLSQNKFQGQLPRLLAECTMLKVLDLSDNQFNDMFPFWLGDLPNLQVLMLRSNKFNGPMETPQTYFKFPNIHILDISCNDFMGKLPLRLFENWKAKKFEDDEHMLTYIHESSDFQKKRYWFADVAWAAYTYSMVMTNKGNVVFYEKVQEVFTAIDFSSNRFVGEIPESIGNLKGVQLLNLSNNALTGHIPSSLGNLTKLETLDLSQNNLSGEIPQQLTQLIFLEVFSVSHNNLAGPIPQGKQFDTFENSSFEGNPRLCGRTLTRKCENSNEPHSHPSISQESQDSGSPFEFGWKIVAIGYGFGFVVGVIIGQIVIARKYDWLMKTLRIRPLGGRRHRN